A portion of the Spirochaetota bacterium genome contains these proteins:
- a CDS encoding cyclic nucleotide-binding domain-containing protein: MYDFDADIIKFGFEGEEALTDEILKKYGKEFSEKDIVIKEGEKSTDVYYLLEGRCWVCKKTGDRYKVLNIIRKGEIFGEMSLFDINLRSATIIAMDTPTKCLIFPKDEFIEIFKLHPRWVDTILKNMSKRIVNMIEKLN; encoded by the coding sequence ATGTATGATTTTGATGCTGATATTATAAAATTTGGTTTTGAAGGTGAAGAAGCTTTAACAGATGAGATATTAAAGAAGTATGGTAAAGAGTTTTCAGAGAAAGATATAGTTATTAAAGAGGGGGAAAAGTCAACAGATGTTTACTATCTTTTAGAGGGAAGATGTTGGGTTTGCAAAAAAACTGGGGATAGATACAAGGTATTGAATATAATAAGAAAGGGAGAGATATTTGGTGAGATGTCTCTTTTTGATATAAACCTAAGATCAGCAACAATCATAGCTATGGATACACCTACAAAATGTTTAATATTTCCAAAAGATGAGTTTATAGAGATATTTAAACTTCATCCAAGATGGGTTGATACTATACTAAAAAATATGTCGAAAAGAATAGTTAATATGATAGAAAAGCTTAATTAG